Below is a genomic region from Anoxybacillus flavithermus.
TCGAACCAACTCCGACATACGTACCGCTTCATATTGTATTTGAAGACGATCACGTGCTTGTCGTTAACAAACGAGCGCATATGGACGTCCATCCGACGCAACCGAGTCAAACAAATACGTTAGCAAACGCTGTAGCCTTCCACTTTCAATGTGAAGGCATTTATAGTAAAGTTCGTCATATTCATCGGCTCGATCGCGATACAAGCGGCGTTATTTTATTCGCCAAACATGCACTTGCTGGGGCTATTCTGGATCAATATTTAGCGAAACGAACGATTCGTCGCACATATATTGCGCTTGTTCACGGATATGTCAAACAAAAAAAGGGAACGATCGAAGCACCGATCGGCCGTGATCGCCATCATCCAACAAGACGCCGCGTGTCAAAAACAGGAGATACAGCTATCACGCACTATGAACGTCTCCAATATGACAAACAAAAGCACGTATCACTTGTTCGTCTCACGCTTGATACAGGACGAACGCATCAAATTCGTGTCCACATGAGCTATATTGGCCATCCATTAGTTGGTGATACGTTATATGGAGGAAAACCGTGGATCGATCGACAAGCGTTACATGCGTTCTCTTTATCGTTTCTACACCCGTTTACCGAGGAGCGCATCACCTGTTCCGCTTTGCCTGATGAAACCATTTTCGGTCACATAAAAAGAGGCACGTTATTATAACGCTGCCTCTTCATTCATATCTGTCACTACACCTACGTTATGGGGAAGACGTGTCACTTCAATTTTTTTCACATGATGACCGTCCAATTGCAAGACTTTAAAAACGTAGCCACCAAACTCCATTTGCTCTCCAGGACGAATGTTATAGCGCTCCGTTAACATCCATCCACCAATCGTGTCGACGTCTGTATCGTCAATTTCTAATCCGAATAAATCGTTAATTTCACTAATAAGCACTTTTCCATCGACGATCGTACGATTGTCATCGATCATTTGAATAAGCGGAGTTTCGTCTATGTCAAATTCATCCCGAATTTCCCCTACAATTTCTTCCAAAATATCTTCAACGGTCACTAAACCAGATGTTCCACCATATTCATCAACTAAAATAGCCATATGGATACGTTCTTTTTGCATTTTTACAAGCAAATCTTGAATCGGGATCGTTTCAATCACTTGAATAATTGGACGAATATAATCACGCAGCTGTTTGCGCTCATGACAATTCACAACAAGGTCCGTAAACAACTCTTTTACGTTTACTAATCCAAGAATATGGTCTTTATCACCGTCGATGACAGGATAACGTGTATACTTTTCTTCGCGCATCGTTTGTAGCACGTATTCCATGGAGTCATTGACATCTAGTGCGACAATTTCTTTGCGCGGAACCATAATTTCTTTTGCGACACGATCGTCAAAACGGAAAATGTTATTGACATATTTATATTCCGTATGGTTAATTTCTCCGTTTTTATAACTTGCTGACAAAAGCAGGCGCAATTCTTCTTCGGAATGTGCTAATTCTTTTTCATTCGACAATTGAAAACCAAATAAACGGACGACTAAACGGGCAGACCCATTTAACAACCAAATGAACGGATACATGACGCGATAAAATAACATGAGCGGGCGCGCTGTCCACAATGTAATCGCCTCTGCCTTTTGAATAGCAATCGTCTTCGGTGCTAATTCACCAACAACGACATGAATGAACGTAATCGTTGCAAATGCGACAATAAATGAAGCGCCATGTGCAAATGATGGAGATACGTGAAATTCGTCAAAAAGTGGGCGAAGTGCTCGTTCTACCGTCGGTTCCCCAAGCCAACCGAGCCCGAGTGATGTCATTGTAATTCCTAATTGATTTGCAGATAAATACTCATCTAAATGAGTGATGACATGTTTGGCTGCTACTGCTTTTTTGTTCCCTTCCTCCATGAGTTGATCGATGCGCGATGGACGCACTTTTACAATCGCAAATTCTGAAGCGACAAAAAAACCAGTCAAGGCAATAAGAAAAACAATCATCCATAAACTAAATATGTCCAACGAACGTCCGCACGCATGAATGCGTGCGGATGTCACCTCCTATTGATTAATCTTCATCGTTTCCTTGTACAAAAATAAGCACATACTTAATTAATTCTAACACCGAAATAAGCGCTGCAGCAACATATGTTAACGCTGCGGCGTTTAATACTTTATTTACCCCACGCTCTTCTTCGTTGCGAATAATGCCTTCCGCAATCATAAAGTCTTTGGCGCGTGAGCTTGCATTAAACTCAACTGGCAATGTAATAACTTGGAATGCAACGGCAAACGAGAATAAAATGATCCCTAATCCAATCAATGAAAACTGTTGCATTAAAAGGCCACCAAAAAGAAGGAACGGCGCAATGCCAGATGTAAAATTCACAAGTGGAAACATACGATGACGTAAAACGAGCGCACCATACGCTTGTTGATGTTGCACCGCATGGCCAACTTCATGGGCAGCTACAGACACAGCCGCGATTGAACGGCCGTAGTAAACCGGCTCTGATAAACGAACCGCACGTGCAACCGGATCATAGTGATCTGTCAACGTACCAGGAACGAGCTCAACTGGCACATCGTATAGTCCGTTGCGATCTAAAATGAGACGCGCCACTTCTGCACCTGTCAAACCTGATGAAGCCGGTACGTCTGACCACTTGCTGAAGTTTCCTTTTACTTTAAATTGCGCCCAAATCGATACCCCGAATGCGATTAAAATTAAAAAATCCATTGGATGAAAAAACATACAATCATCCCTCCGTTACTTTATATTTTAATGGAAAGTGAATGAAAATGAAAGAGAATGCCTTCACATACATTACATACGACTATTGTGTCCAAAAAGTTTCACAACATCGAAAAAAAACCTCGCAAATCGCGAGGTTAAATCAAATTCCTTTTAATGCGTATGGTGAACAGCACAACGGTTTGGACCGATTTCAAGTTCTTGTTGTTGCTCTTGTGTAGCATCTTTTACGCCGCGGTTAATAGCAATAATGTCTTCAAAGTTTGGCGGTGTTTCAGAAGATGCAGATTGTGCCACATGTTCTACAAACTCTTCTTCTGTTTTTCCTTGCATAATTTCATTCATTTGACGAATGTTTCCTAACGTATTGCCAATATATCCTTGCGCATTCACTTCTTGATCGAAGTTTGCATAGTGCGCAGGAAGAACAATGACATCATCTGCAATTTGTGCGACTTTGTTATATACTGTGTCGTATAAGTCTTTTGCCCACTCACGTGCTTTTCCACCTAAATCTGGTCGCCCGAGACCGCTAACGAAAATCGTATCGCCAGAGAACAACAATTTATTATTTACGAAAAACGATACACTACCTGGTGTATGGCCTGGTGTTTTAATCGCTAACACTTCTAAGCTTACTTTTTCAAATTCGATGCGATCGTGGTTTTCTAACGGTTCAAATTCAAATACTGCCCCTTCACTCTTCATTAAGTAATACGTCGCACCTGTTTGTTTTGCTAATTCATATCCACCAGAAATATGGTCGGCGTGCAAATGTGAATCAACAATATGTGTAATCGCTACGTTTTCTTTTTGCGCCACTTCTTTGTAAACATCAATAAATCGAGATGGATCGACGATTAGCGCTTCTTTGCCTGATACGACCATGTAAGAAAGACAACCTTTACCGACGCGAATAAATTGATATACTTTTATGTCGTTATCTTGGTAAACAACAACTGGATATAAATATTCGCTCCACGCTTTCATGCCGCCTTTTAAATAAAACACTTCTAATCCTTTTTCGGCAAGCATGTCAGCGACCATCATCGAAGAACCTTCTTTAGCACAAACGACGACGATTTTTTTATCTTTCGGTAAACGTTCTAACACAGGCTCCACACCATCAATGAGCTCAAAATAAGGGACGTTTAAATATTCAATATGTTCTCCTTCGATTTTCCAGTCAGCAAAATCAGATTCGTTGCGAACATCGAATAAGAAAAACGGTTCTTTGTTTACAATCATCTCATTTATTTGTTGTGCCGTTAATGCATGTACTGCCATTTACTCTCCACCTCTCCTTTATACCTTATAGGGTATTTTTATAGATAAAAAAATTATTGTTGTAACAATTGCATAATGCGTTGCGGATCAAATCCAATCACCCAACGTCCATTAATTTCAGTTTGTGGCACACCCATCTGCCCAGTTGATCGAACAACATATTCAACAGCCTCAGGATGTTGATGCAAATTCACTTCTTTAAATGGGATGCCGTGTTCAGCTAAAAAGTTTTTCAATAATGTACAATATGGACATGTTGTTGTCGTATATACTGTAATCATATGATTATTCCTCCTTTATGTCTCGGTATTTCATATACCCCTATACGTATTATAGCATAAAGGATGAACTTTTCAACAACTTTTACAAAATATCCAACCAAATTTTTATTGCTGTTGCTACAATAAGCGCGGCTAAAATAAACTGCAATACTTTTGTATTTACTTTTTTTCCGACATTCGCTCCGATCGGAGAAGCAATTAAACTGGCAACAACCATAATAAACGCCGTCCAAAAGTCAAATTGACCTGTTGTAATTTTCCCTACAGTTGCTCCAATGGATGAAATAAACGTAATCGCTAATGATGTAGCGATCGTCATACGCGTTGGAATTTTTAATACAACAAGCATAATTGGTACAAGAATAAATGCCCCTGCGGCACCAACAATACCAGCGCTCACTCCGACAATAAATGCTAACGCCGCTGCAAGCCATTTATTGAATGTGACTTGATCAAGTGGAATGTTATCAATTCCTTTTTTCGGAACAAACATCATCACCGCAGCAATCGTCGCTAACACCGCATAAACGATGTTAATGCCACCTTCGCTCATTAATTTCGAACCATAACCACCAATAAAACTACCGATTAAAATGCTCGTTCCCATATAAATAATTAACGTTTTATTTAAATATCCACCTTTACGGTACGCCCAAACGCCTCCAATCGTCGCAAACAGTACTTGAATGGCGCTAATTCCTGATACTTCATGGGCGCTAAACGCCGCGTAACCGAGCAATGGTGGGATGTAAAGCAACATCGGATATTTAATAATCGATCCGCCAATTCCAACCATCCCTGAAATAAACGAACCGATAAATCCAATTAAAAAAATTGTCATAATAAAACCGATGGCCATGCTTATTCACTCCTTATATGAAGCATCGGGACATATGCCCGATGCTTGTTACGCTTTCCGAATCCAAAATTTTAGTACGTCTCCTTCTTCGACCATATCGATCATTTCATGCCCAGCTGACTTTGCCCATGCAGATAAGTCGTTTTTAGCTCCTTTATCTGTTACATGAATTTCCAAAACTTGACCAGATTGGAGTGTATCCATTCCTTTTTTCGTGCGAACAATTGGCATTGGACATGCAAGACCCTTTGCATCAACGAGAAGATCTGCTTTCATGTTCTTCCTCCTTAAAATGTTAACGTGATGTCAGCATCTTTTGCAAAGTCAAGGAATGTCACCGCTCCACCGACATCGATGCCATCAACGAACTGATCTTTTGTTAATCCCATGACGTCCATTGTCATTTGGCAAGCGATAAACTTCACTCCCATTTCTTGCGCCATACTTACAAGCTCTGGGATAGATGGCACGTTTGCTTGGGCAAATCCTTGTTGAATTTGTTCTTTTCCTTCTGGAAGTGGCAGTTGTTTATACGCTTCTTTATGAATTAAATTTAATCCTTCGAATGTAAAGAAAATGGCTACCTCTGCTTCTGTTGCTGCTGCTGCTGTTGCAATGTTAAATACTTTATATGCGTCAAATAAACCACCATTTGCTGCAATAATAGCTACACGTTTTTTCATTGTTCATTTCCCCCTTTAGTCATTGTTCCTTTCCATTGTGTCATACCTGGAATAACGTTAAATACATGTGTAAATCCTTTTTCAGCGAGTTGCTGTGCAGCCAAATCACTACGATTACCTGTTCGACAAATCACATAAATCGTTTCATCTTTATTTAATTCATTTAATCGCTCTTCTAATTGTCCGAGCGGGATATGATATGCTCCTGGAATATGACCAAACGCATATTCCGCTTCCTCGCGCACATCTAAAATAAATACTTGTTCGTTGTTTTCTACTTTCTTTTGTAAGTCCTCTAAAGCGATAACGTGAGGATATTTTGTTTCTTCTCTTACTTCTGTAGGATTTGCTTTACGAAGATAATGTTTCAGTACATCACCTTCCTCAATCGTGCCGATATATTGATGCCCTGTATTTTTGGCCCAACCTTGAATATCCGCAAGTGACCCTTTATCTGTCGCTTGCACTTCAAGCACTTGACCAGGCTGTAGCTGTTCCATCGCCTTTTTCGTGCGAACAATCGGCATCGGACACGTGAGCCCCTTTGCATCGACCACAAGATCGACATGAATCGTCATTCCATTCCCCCCTATCGTTCAATTTCACCTGTCCATTCAAGCATACCGCCTGTCATATTTACAACGCGGTATCCGTAACTTTCTAACAGTTGACAGGCCATACCGCTTCGATTTCCTGAACGGCAAACAAGAATATGCTCTTCGTTTTTATCAATTTCATTCATCCGCTCAAGCAGTTGACCGAGCGGAATATGACGAGCCCCTGGGATTTTTCCTTGAGCTACTTCCTCATCTTCGCGCACATCAATAATACTTAGCGCACGCCCTTCTTTTAATTGTTGTTCGACTTCTTGTGGAAGTATGTGTTTCATTTCGCTCACCTCTCTATACTCATAAGGGTATTTTTAATCTCAAAAAAATAACTTATTACCATTACCTCTATGAGTATATTACAAAACCCCCACCCGTTTGTCAACTGTTTTTTCGCAAAAAAAAACCTTGTGTGACACAAGGATTTAAACGAGCGTTTTCAATTCTTCTTTTCGGAAAAACGTCCTCATTGCCTGTAACACATCCGACTTTTGCTTCAAAATGTAGTAGCGAAATTTTTCATCTTTAATATGTTTATATGCTGACATGAGAGTCGAGTGGCGATTGTACTGATTCACTTCCCCGTATCCGAACATATTTGAAACTTTCATTAATTCTTGCACAAGTTTGACGCAACGAGCATTATCAGACGTTAAATTATCGCCATCGGAAAAATGGAACGGATAAATATTATATTTTGTCGGCGAGTATTTTGTTTCGATTACTTCAAGTGCCTTTCGATACGCTGATGAACATATCGTCCCGCCACTTTCCCCTTTTGTAAAAAATTCTTCTTCCGTTACAATTTTCGCTTCGGTATGATGCGCGATAAAAACAATATCGACCGTTTCGTATTTCGTCCGTAAAAATCGCGTCATCCAAAAGAAGAAGCTTCTAGCCATATACTTTTCCCATACGCCCATTGATCCGCTCGTGTCCATCATTGCGATGACAACCGCTTTCGAATCCGGCTTAATGACTTCATTCCACGTTTTAAATTTTAAATCTTCGGGATAAATTGGATAAAAACTTGGATTGCCACTTAATGCATTTCGTTTAAAAGCAGCCATCATCGTTTTTTTCTTGTCGATGTTCCCCATCAATCCCGTTCGGCGAATATCGTTAAACTCAATATGTTGAACAACATGGTCGGCGTGTTGCTTTTTCTTTAAATCAGGAAGCTCTAATTGACTAAACAGAGCTTCTTCTAGTTCCATTAAAGATACTTCTGCTTCATAATAATCTTGCCCTGCCAAATCACCTGCTCCTTGCCCTTTTCCGGGTCCTTTTTGACCGTCACCAGAACCGTCGCGCGCAATAACATCACCAACTTGACTGTCCCCATCGCCTTGGCCGACATGCTTATTTTTATCATAGTTGTAACGAATTTTATATTCATCTAACGAACGAATCGGTATTTTAATGACATCGCGACCGTTGGACATAATGATGCTTTCTTCTGTAATTAAGTCACCGAGATTATTTTTAATTGCCTCTTTCACTTTTTCTTCGTGCCGTTTTTGATCATCGTGGCCTTTTCGATGGAGGGACCAATCTTCCTTTGACACAATGAAGTTTCTACTCATTTTTTCCCCTCCTACATATGAAATAATCATGCACAAATTCTTTTTCCTCGCATACACTATGTTGGCTAATAAAAATCATAAATGAATGGTTGGTTACTTTATCCTATGCGACTACCGAAAAAAATTGACAAATGATTTCGAAAATTGTTCAAATCCCTTTCTGAAGGACAAGCCTGTTTTCTATGATGATAAAACAAAGCATGCCAAGTGCGGCATGCTTTATCGGTTTAACAAACTTCCGACATAACGAAGCAACTCATTTGCTGAAGTAGAGTTATAACCATACTCATCAATTAACCGGGCGACAACTTCATTAATTTTCTTGAGTTGTTGTTCATCAGGTGTTTTTGTAGATGTCGTAATTTTGACAATATCTTTTAAGTCTGCAAACAACTTTTTCTGGATCGCTTCACGCAGCCGTTCGTGCGAATTGTAATCGAATCGTTGACCTTTGCGGGCATATGCTGAGATACGAATTAAAATTTCTTCACGAAATGCTTTTTTCGCATTCTCCGAAATGCCAATTTGCTCTTCAATCGAACGCATCAGTTTTTCATCTGGATTCATTTCTTCTCCTGTGAGCGGATCCCGAATTTTCGCTTTGTTACAATACGCTTCTACATTATCTAAATAGTTATCCATTAACGTTTTTGCTGATTCTTCATACGAATAAACGAACGCCTTTTGTACTTCACGTTTTGCAATTTCATCGTATTCTTTTCTTGCAATCGAAATGAAATTTAAATAACGTTCCCGATCTTCTTTTGAAATAGACGGATGATGCTCTAGCCCTTCTTTCAATGCTCGCAATACATCTAACGCATTAATGGACGGCACTTCTTTTCGAATGATACAAGACGAAATGCGATTAATAACATAACGTGGATCAATGCCGCTCATTCCTTCATCTGGATATTCTTTTTTCAGCTCTTCGACATCTACTTCGTTAAATCCTTCGACTAGCTCTCCATCATACAAACGCATTTTTTTCACAAGGTCGATATCACCGCGTTTCGGCTCTTTCAAACGCGTTAAAATGGTAAACATTGCAGCAACTCGTAGCGTATGCGGGGCAATATGCACATCTGCCACATCGCTTTCACGAATCATTTTTTCATAAATGCGTTCTTCTTCTGACACTTTTAAATTGTACGGAATCGGCATGACAATAATTCGCGAATGAAGCGCCTCGTTCTTTTTATTCGCAATAAATGAACGATACTCGGTTTCGTTCGTATGAGCAACAATCAATTCATCAGCACTAATAAGCGCAAATCGTCCTGCCTTAAAGTTTCCTTCTTGCGTCAAAGAAAGTAAATGCCATAAAAACTTTTCATCGCATTTTAACATTTCTTGAAATTCCATAATCCCGCGATTAGCTTTGTTTAACTCCCCATCAAAGCGATAAGCGCGCGGATCTGATTCCGATCCATATTGAGCAATCGTCGAAAAATCGATGCTTCCTGTTAAATCAGCAATATCTTGTGACTTCGGATCGGACGGGCTGAACGTCCCGATCCCAACACGTTTATCTTCCGAGAAAAAGATGCGTTCGACCATTACATCCTCAATGCGTCCACCATATTCCTTTTCAAGTCTCATCATATTTAACGGCGACAAGTTTCCTTCAATGCGAATACCGTACTCTTTATAAAACTCATCACGCAAATGATGCGGAATTAAATGGAGCGGGTCTTCATGCATCGGACACCCTTTGATGGCATATACAGCACCGCGATCGGTATATGAGTAAGCTTCAAGCCCTCGCTTTAGCATCGTCACAAGCGTTGATTTTCCTCCGCTTACCGGCCCCATCAACAACAAAATACGCTTTCGAACATCTAATCGCTTAGCAGCTGGATGAAAATATTCTTCCACAAGCCGCTCTAGCGCTTCCTCAAGCCCGAACAATTGTCCGCTAAAAAAGTTGTATTTTTTCTTTCCGTCTACTTCTTCTATGCCCGCATCTTTGATCATATTGTAAACGCGAGAATGAGCAGACTGAGCTACCCATGGCTTTTCTTTTACGATTTCCAAATACTCCGCGAACGTCCCTTCCCATTTTAATTTTTGTTCTTCTTCTCTATATTTTTGTATTTTTTTCAAAATGTCCATACACGGACCTCCTCCACCTTTGATGTCTAGCGTCATGATTAATACCATATGTATGCAAGGATGTCCGTAATCATTCGTGAAAGTATGACTTTCATCTTGGTATGCAATTAAGCTATAATGAAAGCGCGGACATTTTCTTGTCACTTCATAAGGGAGGAGATTTCGTATGAAAACACTTCTTGTTCTTGGCGTCATTTTCGCTTTCCTGGCTGCGATCTTCACAGCAGGATATAACGATAAGCCAGAAGTAAAAAATTAAGCGACTTTCAAATGAAAGTCGCTTAAAATACATTCGGGAAGTTTTGTTGCCTTAACGCCTCATATACGAGAATGGCTGCGGTATTCGATAAGTTAAGCGAACGAACATATTCGTTCATCGGAATGCGCAAACAACGTTCCATATTGTTTTCAATTAAGTCTTTTGGTAATCCGCTCGTCTCACGACCGAAAACGAAAAAGTAATCTTTCGTTTGATCACTATAGTCAAATGATGTGTAATACGTTTTTCCAAACTTCGTAATAAAGAAAAATTCTCCCTCTTTATACTTATCGAAAAGTTCCTGCAATGAATCGTAATAATGCACATCAACGTAGTCCCAATAATCTAATCCGGCACGTTTTAACATTTTGTCGTCCGTCGAAAATCCGAGTGGACGGATTAAATGTAACGATGTGCCTGTTGCCGCGCACGTACGCGCGATATTTCCTGTATTTGCTGGAATTTCTGGTTGATATAAAACGACATGTAAAGCCACATTCTTCACTCCTATATTCGATCAATAATATGAAAAAACTTATATTGAATATTCGGCGTATAAGCGGTTGAATCCTCGTATGACCAATAACGCATACGGCTGTTGGACGTATGAGCGTTTACAAGCGGCATTCCTTGTTTATCTTTCGCGACAACGATCGTCGTATGATCGAATCGTCCGTCCCCTTGAAAATCATAACAAATGACATCACCGAGAGACAACTGTTCCGGCGATTTTTTTTCGACAGCTTGAATGCCTGTTTTCGATCCGCTTAAATACCAGCGAAACGCGTGTGCGACTGTCCACGTATAACTCCAATCGTTTTTCCTCATCCACCATCCTTTTGTTTTATTGGGATAGCCCATCATCGGAATGCCCCCCGCATGCAAGCATTGTGAAATAAAATTTGTACAATCGACAGGGAATTTTTGAAACGCTGGATTATAATCATTCCACCATATTTCAGCATATCGTACTGCGGCTAATCGATCATACGTATAGCGAACGCGTTCATCATCATCTCGTTCATATGTTTTTTCTATTTGTCCCGCCTCAACATGCGGCAAAACAAAACGATCATCTACAAGTTCATTTTTCTCAAATGTTGCTTCACGCACCTCTTGTTGTTCCTCCACATACAACCACCCATTTTGCGAAATAACAAAACGAAAATGAACGATATAGCGCACAAATGTGTGTAGCCCGATATGTTTTTTTTCGATGATCGCTCCTTTTCCTTCACATTTCACAAGTTTCGCATTCCGCTTCGCCAACAGCTTTCGTTTTCTTTCCACTTCTTCGTCTATCACATCGCTAACAAAAAAATGACGAATGCGTTCATCGAGAAGATCGTGTAGTCGTTTTCTCATCCCGTTCACCACTTTTTCGTTTTTTAATACGTTATGTCAGAGATGAAAGAAAAACAACTACACATGTTCAAGCATCGCTAACGCTTTTTCAATTTCACGAATGACATCTTCATCTTGTTCGCGTTGTTTCGCTTGTTGGAGAATCGGCACAACTTTATTATCCCCAATTTTTCCAAGCGCCCACGCCGCTGTTCCACGAATGACTGGACGCGAATCTTTTTGAAGCAATATCAATAAATCATCAATGGCACTTTCATCTTTATAATGGGCCAATGCAATAATGGCATTTCGTTGAATCGGTTTTTTTCCACGCCATGCTCCAGATAGATGTCCAAACGTTTCTTTAAACTGGCGATTCGTCATATGAAG
It encodes:
- a CDS encoding RNA pseudouridine synthase; this translates as MNVQKKGNWLLFEAPKSWGGLSLEQAFQTKWFVPKKMLHEWRMTKGVAINDNIVPFHTIISPNDRIRIRIKEEQIEPTPTYVPLHIVFEDDHVLVVNKRAHMDVHPTQPSQTNTLANAVAFHFQCEGIYSKVRHIHRLDRDTSGVILFAKHALAGAILDQYLAKRTIRRTYIALVHGYVKQKKGTIEAPIGRDRHHPTRRRVSKTGDTAITHYERLQYDKQKHVSLVRLTLDTGRTHQIRVHMSYIGHPLVGDTLYGGKPWIDRQALHAFSLSFLHPFTEERITCSALPDETIFGHIKRGTLL
- a CDS encoding peptidase, which codes for MFFHPMDFLILIAFGVSIWAQFKVKGNFSKWSDVPASSGLTGAEVARLILDRNGLYDVPVELVPGTLTDHYDPVARAVRLSEPVYYGRSIAAVSVAAHEVGHAVQHQQAYGALVLRHRMFPLVNFTSGIAPFLLFGGLLMQQFSLIGLGIILFSFAVAFQVITLPVEFNASSRAKDFMIAEGIIRNEEERGVNKVLNAAALTYVAAALISVLELIKYVLIFVQGNDED
- a CDS encoding NrdH-redoxin; amino-acid sequence: MITVYTTTTCPYCTLLKNFLAEHGIPFKEVNLHQHPEAVEYVVRSTGQMGVPQTEINGRWVIGFDPQRIMQLLQQ
- a CDS encoding sulfur reduction protein DsrE, which translates into the protein MKKRVAIIAANGGLFDAYKVFNIATAAAATEAEVAIFFTFEGLNLIHKEAYKQLPLPEGKEQIQQGFAQANVPSIPELVSMAQEMGVKFIACQMTMDVMGLTKDQFVDGIDVGGAVTFLDFAKDADITLTF
- a CDS encoding sulfurtransferase; this encodes MKHILPQEVEQQLKEGRALSIIDVREDEEVAQGKIPGARHIPLGQLLERMNEIDKNEEHILVCRSGNRSGMACQLLESYGYRVVNMTGGMLEWTGEIER
- a CDS encoding sporulation protein YhbH; amino-acid sequence: MSRNFIVSKEDWSLHRKGHDDQKRHEEKVKEAIKNNLGDLITEESIIMSNGRDVIKIPIRSLDEYKIRYNYDKNKHVGQGDGDSQVGDVIARDGSGDGQKGPGKGQGAGDLAGQDYYEAEVSLMELEEALFSQLELPDLKKKQHADHVVQHIEFNDIRRTGLMGNIDKKKTMMAAFKRNALSGNPSFYPIYPEDLKFKTWNEVIKPDSKAVVIAMMDTSGSMGVWEKYMARSFFFWMTRFLRTKYETVDIVFIAHHTEAKIVTEEEFFTKGESGGTICSSAYRKALEVIETKYSPTKYNIYPFHFSDGDNLTSDNARCVKLVQELMKVSNMFGYGEVNQYNRHSTLMSAYKHIKDEKFRYYILKQKSDVLQAMRTFFRKEELKTLV
- a CDS encoding protein prkA, producing MDILKKIQKYREEEQKLKWEGTFAEYLEIVKEKPWVAQSAHSRVYNMIKDAGIEEVDGKKKYNFFSGQLFGLEEALERLVEEYFHPAAKRLDVRKRILLLMGPVSGGKSTLVTMLKRGLEAYSYTDRGAVYAIKGCPMHEDPLHLIPHHLRDEFYKEYGIRIEGNLSPLNMMRLEKEYGGRIEDVMVERIFFSEDKRVGIGTFSPSDPKSQDIADLTGSIDFSTIAQYGSESDPRAYRFDGELNKANRGIMEFQEMLKCDEKFLWHLLSLTQEGNFKAGRFALISADELIVAHTNETEYRSFIANKKNEALHSRIIVMPIPYNLKVSEEERIYEKMIRESDVADVHIAPHTLRVAAMFTILTRLKEPKRGDIDLVKKMRLYDGELVEGFNEVDVEELKKEYPDEGMSGIDPRYVINRISSCIIRKEVPSINALDVLRALKEGLEHHPSISKEDRERYLNFISIARKEYDEIAKREVQKAFVYSYEESAKTLMDNYLDNVEAYCNKAKIRDPLTGEEMNPDEKLMRSIEEQIGISENAKKAFREEILIRISAYARKGQRFDYNSHERLREAIQKKLFADLKDIVKITTSTKTPDEQQLKKINEVVARLIDEYGYNSTSANELLRYVGSLLNR
- a CDS encoding tRNA (cytidine(34)-2'-O)-methyltransferase, which produces MALHVVLYQPEIPANTGNIARTCAATGTSLHLIRPLGFSTDDKMLKRAGLDYWDYVDVHYYDSLQELFDKYKEGEFFFITKFGKTYYTSFDYSDQTKDYFFVFGRETSGLPKDLIENNMERCLRIPMNEYVRSLNLSNTAAILVYEALRQQNFPNVF